The proteins below are encoded in one region of Archocentrus centrarchus isolate MPI-CPG fArcCen1 chromosome 13, fArcCen1, whole genome shotgun sequence:
- the cluha gene encoding clustered mitochondria protein homolog isoform X2, with amino-acid sequence MVSKTDDIPASVPNCNPTNPADGAQDGKAAKAPLKDPCGCGHSADTAMVNGDGAHEHTEEADSKQDGNGEVDGGEESNEQEVIVIQDTGFTVKIQAPGTEPFDLQVSPQEMVQEIHQVLMDREDTCHRTCFSLQLDGNVLDNFAELKSIEGLQEGSVLKVVEEPYTVREARIHVRHIRDLLKSLDPSDAYNGVDCNSLSFLSIFTDGDLGETGKRKKKGSEMEQIDCTPPEHILPGSKERPLVPLQPQNKDWKPMQCLKVLTMSGWNPPPGNRKMHGDLMYLYIVTVEERHVSVTASTRGFYLNQSTTYTFNPKPANPSFLSHSLVELLSQISPAFKKNFTALQKKRVQRHPFERIATPFQVYSWTAPQVDHAMDCVRAEDAYTSRLGYEEHIPGQTRDWNEELQTTRELPRKNLPERLLRERAIFKVHSDFAAAATRGAMAVIDGNVMAINPGEETRMQMFIWNNIFFSLGFDVRDHYRELGGDAAAHAAPTNDLNGVRAYSGVDVEGLYTLGTVVVDYRGYRVTAQSIIPGILEREQEQSVIYGSIDFGKTVVSHSKYLELLEKTSRPLKIQRHSVLNEKTETVELCSSVECKGIIGNDGRHYILDLLRTFPPDLNFLPVDGVELSPECQRQGFPRQHRHRLACLRQELIEAFVEHRYLLFMKMAALQLMQHKANRDSNKTDTLAVTETSTESKADTTQADTTQTTATDSSKATDVTTDSTSQTDTAALQIATDSEETSSKPTTNGPVDPTATQNGECKGPLEDPKSREVVLNACKAVGSISDTAFDIRFNPDIFSPGVRFPEESSDDIQKQKQLLKDAAAFLVSCQIPTLVKDCLDHSALPMDGASLTEALHQRGINVRYLGTVLEFVEKTPAKAQLEHIYRIGITELITRCAKHIFKTYLQGVELSALSAAVSHFLNCFLSSFPDAVAHLPPDELVSRRKSRKRRNRVPGGGDNTAWASLTPSELWKNIASEAQSYYHFTLQCESVDQVVEKYGLQKITLLREISVKTGIQILIKEYNFDSRHKPAFTEEDILNIFPVVKHVNPKATDAFHFFQSGQAKVQQGFLKEGCELINEALNLFNNVYGAMHVEICSCLRLLSRLNYILGDHPEALSNQQKAVLMSERVLGIEHPNTIQEYMHLALYCFANNQLSTALKLLYRARYLMLLICGEDHPEMALLDSNIGLVLHGVMEYDLSLRFLENALTINTKYHGPRSLKVALSHHLVARVYESKAEFRSALQHEKEGYTIYKNQMGEAHEKTKESSEYLKYLTQQAVALQRTMNEIYKNGSNASIMPLKFTAPSMATILDQLNIINGIIFIPLSPKDLENLKAEVQRRQQLQELGKSEEPAEDRQLELEDKIPID; translated from the exons GTCTCCCCTCAGGAAATGGTGCAGGAAATCCATCAGGTGTTGATGGACCGCGAGGACACCTGCCACCGCACCTGCTTCTCTCTGCAGCTGGACGGAAATGTGCTGGACAACTTTGCCGAGCTCAAGTCCATCGAGGGTCTGCAGGAGGGGTCGGTGCTTAAAGTGGTGGAAG AGCCCTACACAGTGCGTGAAGCTCGAATCCATGTGCGTCACATCAGAGACCTGCTGAAAAGTCTGGACCCCTCTGACGCTTACAATGGAGTGGACTgcaactctctctctttcctaaGCATCTTCACTGATGGAGACCTTGGCG AAACTGGGAAGCGGAAGAAAAAGGGCAGCGAGATGGAGCAGATCGACTGCACCCCTCCAGAGCACATCCTGCCCGGCAGCAAAGAGCGCCCCCTTGTGCCCCTCCAGCCACAAAATAAGGACTGGAAG CCCATGCAGTGCCTGAAGGTCTTGACCATGAGCGGCTGGAACCCTCCACCTGGAAACAGGAAGATGCACGGTGACCTCATGTACCTGTACATTGTGACTGTTGAGGAGCGCCATGTCAGCGTTACTGCCTCAACACGCGGCTTCTACCTCAACCA GTCTACTACCTACACCTTCAACCCCAAACCAGCCAATCCCAGCTTCCTGAGCCATTCTCTAGTGGAGCTGCTGAGCCAGATCAGCCCTGCCTTCAAGAAAAACTTCACTGCCCTGCAAAAGAAaag GGTCCAGAGGCACCCATTTGAGAGGATAGCTACGCCTTTCCAGGTGTACAGCTGGACCGCTCCGCAGGTAGATCATGCGATGGATTGCGTTCGAGCTGAGGATGCGTACACCTCCCGCCTGGGTTATGAGGAGCATATCCCCGGACAA ACCAGAGATTGGAACGAAGAGCTACAGACTACCAGAGAGCTGCCCCGTAAGAACCTGCCTGAGCGGCTGCTGAGGGAGAGAGCCATATTCAAG GTTCACAGtgactttgctgctgctgccactcgAGGTGCCATGGCTGTAATTGATGGCAATGTAATGGCCATCAACCCTGGTGAAGAAACGCGGATGCAGATGTTCATCTGgaacaacatttttttcagtctggGCTTTGATGTCCGGGACCACTATCGTGAGCTGGGTGGTGACGCGGCTGCCCACGCTGCACCCACCAATGACTTAAATGGAGTACGAGCTTACAGTGGGGTGGATGTGGAAGGTCTCTATACTCTGGGAACTGTAGTGGTGGACTACAGAGGCTACCGCGTCACCGCACAGTCCATCATTCCAGGTATCCTGGAACGTGAGCAGGAGCAGAGCGTCATCTATGGCTCCATTGACTTTGGGAAGACTGTTGTGTCTCACAGTAAATACCTGGAGCTGCTGGAAAAGACAAGCAGGCCACTAAAG ATCCAGCGGCACAGCGTGCTGAATGAGAAGACTGAGACGGTGGAGCTGTGTTCCTCTGTCGAATGTAAAGGCATCATTGGGAATGATGGCAGACACTACATTCTTGACCTCCTTCGCACTTTCCCTCCTGACCTCAACTTCCTGCCTGTGGATGGAGTGGAGCTGTCTCCGGAGTGTCAGCGCCAAGGCTTCCCTCGCCAGCACCGCCATCGCCTGGCCTGTTTACGCCAAGAGCTCATCGAAGCCTTTGTTGAGCACag ATATCTTCTCTTCATGAAGATGGCAGCGTTACAACTCATGCAGCATAAAGCAAACAGGGACTCTAACAAGACCGACACACTCGCTGTCACAGAAACCTCCACAGAGAGCAAAGCTGATACAACCCAGGCAGACACAACACAGACCACGGCCACAGATTCCTCTAAAGCAACAGACGTCACCACAGATAGCACTAGCCAGACAGACACTGCTGCCTTACAAATAGCAACTGACAGTGAAGAAACCTCCTCGAAGCCCACAACAAACGGGCCTGTAGACCCCACAGCCACCCAGAACGGGGAATGCAAGGGCCCATTGGAGG atccCAAAAGCCGTGAAGTGGTCCTGAATGCCTGTAAAGCAGTGGGCTCCATCAGCGACACAGCTTTCGATATCCGCTTCAACCCAGATATCTTCTCTCCAG GAGTACGTTTCCCTGAAGAAAGCTCAGATGACATCCAGAAGCAGAAGCAGCTACTCAAAGATGCCGCTGCCTTCCTGGTCTCCTGTCAGATCCCAACGCTG GTTAAAGACTGTTTGGACCACAGTGCTCTGCCCATGGATGGAGCCTCACTAACAGAGGCTTTACACCAGAGAGGCATCAACGTTCGCTATTTGGGCACAGTTCTGGAATTTGTGGAGAAGACTCCTGCCAAAGCTCAACTGGAGCACATCTAT aGAATAGGAATCACTGAGCTGATCACCAGATGTGCAAAACACATATTCAAGACATATCTCCAG GGTGTAGAGTTGTCTGccctctctgctgctgtgagcCATTTCCTAAACTGCTTCCTGAGCTCCTTCCCAGACGCTGTCGCCCACTTGCCTCCTGATGAGCTGGTGTCACGCCGCAAAAGCCGCAAACGTCGCAACAGGGTCCCCGGCGGTGGTGACAACACGGCGTGGGCCAGCCTGACGCCGAGCGAACTGTGGAAGAACATTGCCTCTGAGGCCCAGAGCTACTATCACTTCACCTTACAGTG TGAAAGTGTTGACCAGGTTGTGGAGAAATACGGCCTACAGAAAATCACTCTGCTCAGAGAAATTTCAGTCAAAACTGGCATACAG atCCTGATAAAGGAGTATAACTTTGACAGCCGCCACAAACCTGCCTTCACAGAGGAGGACATCCTGAATATTTTCCCTGTGGTGAAACATGTAAACCCCAAAGCCACAGATGCCTTCCACTTCTTCCAAAGTGGGCAGGCCAAAGTGCAGCAAG gttttctgaaggaaGGGTGTGAGCTGATCAACGAAGCTCTTAACCTCTTCAACAATGTGTACGGGGCCATGCATGTAGAGATCTGCTCCTGCCTGCGCCTGCTGTCGCGCCTTAATTACATCCTGGGAGATCACCCTGAA GCTCTCAGCAACCAGCAAAAGGCCGTTCTGATGAGTGAAAGGGTCCTTGGCATCGAGCACCCCAACACAATTCAAGAATAT ATGCACTTGGCTCTGTATTGCTTTGCCAACAACCAGCTCTCGACTGCTCTGAAGCTTCTATATCGCGCTCGTTACCTCATGTTGTTGATTTGCGGGGAGGATCACCCAGAGATGGCTCTGCTGGAC agtaacATCGGGCTGGTGCTTCATGGAGTCATGGAGTATGATTTATCTCTGAGATTTCTAGAGAACGCCTTGACTATCAACACAAAGTACCATGGACCCCGGTCCCTCAAAGTGGCCCTCAG TCATCATTTGGTTGCGAGAGTTTACGAGAGCAAGGCTGAGTTCCGCTCTGCACTACAGCACGAGAAAGAGGGTTACACTATTTACAAGAACCAG ATGGGTGAGGCCCATGAGAAAACCAAGGAGAGCTCAGAGTATCTGAAGTATCTCACACAGCAGGCTGTGGCTCTGCAGAGAACCATGAATGAGATCTACAAGAATGGCTCCAATGCCAGCATTATGCCCCTCAAG TTCACTGCCCCCAGCATGGCCACCATCCTGGATCAGCTCAACATCATCAATGGCATCATCTTTATACCTCTCAG CCCAAAGGATCTGGAGAACCTGAAGGCAGAGGTGCAGAGGcgacagcagctgcaggaacTGGGAAAAAGTGAGGAGCCCGCCGAGGACCGCCAACTGGAATTAGAAGACAAAATTCCCATTGATTAA
- the cluha gene encoding clustered mitochondria protein homolog isoform X1: MVSKTDDIPASVPNCNPTNPADGAQDGKAAKAPLKDPCGCGHSADTAMVNGDGAHEHTEEADSKQDGNGEVDGGEESNEQEVIVIQDTGFTVKIQAPGTEPFDLQVSPQEMVQEIHQVLMDREDTCHRTCFSLQLDGNVLDNFAELKSIEGLQEGSVLKVVEEPYTVREARIHVRHIRDLLKSLDPSDAYNGVDCNSLSFLSIFTDGDLGETGKRKKKGSEMEQIDCTPPEHILPGSKERPLVPLQPQNKDWKPMQCLKVLTMSGWNPPPGNRKMHGDLMYLYIVTVEERHVSVTASTRGFYLNQSTTYTFNPKPANPSFLSHSLVELLSQISPAFKKNFTALQKKRVQRHPFERIATPFQVYSWTAPQVDHAMDCVRAEDAYTSRLGYEEHIPGQTRDWNEELQTTRELPRKNLPERLLRERAIFKVHSDFAAAATRGAMAVIDGNVMAINPGEETRMQMFIWNNIFFSLGFDVRDHYRELGGDAAAHAAPTNDLNGVRAYSGVDVEGLYTLGTVVVDYRGYRVTAQSIIPGILEREQEQSVIYGSIDFGKTVVSHSKYLELLEKTSRPLKIQRHSVLNEKTETVELCSSVECKGIIGNDGRHYILDLLRTFPPDLNFLPVDGVELSPECQRQGFPRQHRHRLACLRQELIEAFVEHRYLLFMKMAALQLMQHKANRDSNKTDTLAVTETSTESKADTTQADTTQTTATDSSKATDVTTDSTSQTDTAALQIATDSEETSSKPTTNGPVDPTATQNGECKGPLEGKELEESIPGLAQAKELAETLVAEDGSGIDPKSREVVLNACKAVGSISDTAFDIRFNPDIFSPGVRFPEESSDDIQKQKQLLKDAAAFLVSCQIPTLVKDCLDHSALPMDGASLTEALHQRGINVRYLGTVLEFVEKTPAKAQLEHIYRIGITELITRCAKHIFKTYLQGVELSALSAAVSHFLNCFLSSFPDAVAHLPPDELVSRRKSRKRRNRVPGGGDNTAWASLTPSELWKNIASEAQSYYHFTLQCESVDQVVEKYGLQKITLLREISVKTGIQILIKEYNFDSRHKPAFTEEDILNIFPVVKHVNPKATDAFHFFQSGQAKVQQGFLKEGCELINEALNLFNNVYGAMHVEICSCLRLLSRLNYILGDHPEALSNQQKAVLMSERVLGIEHPNTIQEYMHLALYCFANNQLSTALKLLYRARYLMLLICGEDHPEMALLDSNIGLVLHGVMEYDLSLRFLENALTINTKYHGPRSLKVALSHHLVARVYESKAEFRSALQHEKEGYTIYKNQMGEAHEKTKESSEYLKYLTQQAVALQRTMNEIYKNGSNASIMPLKFTAPSMATILDQLNIINGIIFIPLSPKDLENLKAEVQRRQQLQELGKSEEPAEDRQLELEDKIPID, translated from the exons GTCTCCCCTCAGGAAATGGTGCAGGAAATCCATCAGGTGTTGATGGACCGCGAGGACACCTGCCACCGCACCTGCTTCTCTCTGCAGCTGGACGGAAATGTGCTGGACAACTTTGCCGAGCTCAAGTCCATCGAGGGTCTGCAGGAGGGGTCGGTGCTTAAAGTGGTGGAAG AGCCCTACACAGTGCGTGAAGCTCGAATCCATGTGCGTCACATCAGAGACCTGCTGAAAAGTCTGGACCCCTCTGACGCTTACAATGGAGTGGACTgcaactctctctctttcctaaGCATCTTCACTGATGGAGACCTTGGCG AAACTGGGAAGCGGAAGAAAAAGGGCAGCGAGATGGAGCAGATCGACTGCACCCCTCCAGAGCACATCCTGCCCGGCAGCAAAGAGCGCCCCCTTGTGCCCCTCCAGCCACAAAATAAGGACTGGAAG CCCATGCAGTGCCTGAAGGTCTTGACCATGAGCGGCTGGAACCCTCCACCTGGAAACAGGAAGATGCACGGTGACCTCATGTACCTGTACATTGTGACTGTTGAGGAGCGCCATGTCAGCGTTACTGCCTCAACACGCGGCTTCTACCTCAACCA GTCTACTACCTACACCTTCAACCCCAAACCAGCCAATCCCAGCTTCCTGAGCCATTCTCTAGTGGAGCTGCTGAGCCAGATCAGCCCTGCCTTCAAGAAAAACTTCACTGCCCTGCAAAAGAAaag GGTCCAGAGGCACCCATTTGAGAGGATAGCTACGCCTTTCCAGGTGTACAGCTGGACCGCTCCGCAGGTAGATCATGCGATGGATTGCGTTCGAGCTGAGGATGCGTACACCTCCCGCCTGGGTTATGAGGAGCATATCCCCGGACAA ACCAGAGATTGGAACGAAGAGCTACAGACTACCAGAGAGCTGCCCCGTAAGAACCTGCCTGAGCGGCTGCTGAGGGAGAGAGCCATATTCAAG GTTCACAGtgactttgctgctgctgccactcgAGGTGCCATGGCTGTAATTGATGGCAATGTAATGGCCATCAACCCTGGTGAAGAAACGCGGATGCAGATGTTCATCTGgaacaacatttttttcagtctggGCTTTGATGTCCGGGACCACTATCGTGAGCTGGGTGGTGACGCGGCTGCCCACGCTGCACCCACCAATGACTTAAATGGAGTACGAGCTTACAGTGGGGTGGATGTGGAAGGTCTCTATACTCTGGGAACTGTAGTGGTGGACTACAGAGGCTACCGCGTCACCGCACAGTCCATCATTCCAGGTATCCTGGAACGTGAGCAGGAGCAGAGCGTCATCTATGGCTCCATTGACTTTGGGAAGACTGTTGTGTCTCACAGTAAATACCTGGAGCTGCTGGAAAAGACAAGCAGGCCACTAAAG ATCCAGCGGCACAGCGTGCTGAATGAGAAGACTGAGACGGTGGAGCTGTGTTCCTCTGTCGAATGTAAAGGCATCATTGGGAATGATGGCAGACACTACATTCTTGACCTCCTTCGCACTTTCCCTCCTGACCTCAACTTCCTGCCTGTGGATGGAGTGGAGCTGTCTCCGGAGTGTCAGCGCCAAGGCTTCCCTCGCCAGCACCGCCATCGCCTGGCCTGTTTACGCCAAGAGCTCATCGAAGCCTTTGTTGAGCACag ATATCTTCTCTTCATGAAGATGGCAGCGTTACAACTCATGCAGCATAAAGCAAACAGGGACTCTAACAAGACCGACACACTCGCTGTCACAGAAACCTCCACAGAGAGCAAAGCTGATACAACCCAGGCAGACACAACACAGACCACGGCCACAGATTCCTCTAAAGCAACAGACGTCACCACAGATAGCACTAGCCAGACAGACACTGCTGCCTTACAAATAGCAACTGACAGTGAAGAAACCTCCTCGAAGCCCACAACAAACGGGCCTGTAGACCCCACAGCCACCCAGAACGGGGAATGCAAGGGCCCATTGGAGGGTAAGGAGCTTGAGGAAAGTATTCCAGGATTAGCTCAGGCCAAAGAGCTGGCGGAGACCTTAGTTGCCGAAGATGGATCTGGTATTG atccCAAAAGCCGTGAAGTGGTCCTGAATGCCTGTAAAGCAGTGGGCTCCATCAGCGACACAGCTTTCGATATCCGCTTCAACCCAGATATCTTCTCTCCAG GAGTACGTTTCCCTGAAGAAAGCTCAGATGACATCCAGAAGCAGAAGCAGCTACTCAAAGATGCCGCTGCCTTCCTGGTCTCCTGTCAGATCCCAACGCTG GTTAAAGACTGTTTGGACCACAGTGCTCTGCCCATGGATGGAGCCTCACTAACAGAGGCTTTACACCAGAGAGGCATCAACGTTCGCTATTTGGGCACAGTTCTGGAATTTGTGGAGAAGACTCCTGCCAAAGCTCAACTGGAGCACATCTAT aGAATAGGAATCACTGAGCTGATCACCAGATGTGCAAAACACATATTCAAGACATATCTCCAG GGTGTAGAGTTGTCTGccctctctgctgctgtgagcCATTTCCTAAACTGCTTCCTGAGCTCCTTCCCAGACGCTGTCGCCCACTTGCCTCCTGATGAGCTGGTGTCACGCCGCAAAAGCCGCAAACGTCGCAACAGGGTCCCCGGCGGTGGTGACAACACGGCGTGGGCCAGCCTGACGCCGAGCGAACTGTGGAAGAACATTGCCTCTGAGGCCCAGAGCTACTATCACTTCACCTTACAGTG TGAAAGTGTTGACCAGGTTGTGGAGAAATACGGCCTACAGAAAATCACTCTGCTCAGAGAAATTTCAGTCAAAACTGGCATACAG atCCTGATAAAGGAGTATAACTTTGACAGCCGCCACAAACCTGCCTTCACAGAGGAGGACATCCTGAATATTTTCCCTGTGGTGAAACATGTAAACCCCAAAGCCACAGATGCCTTCCACTTCTTCCAAAGTGGGCAGGCCAAAGTGCAGCAAG gttttctgaaggaaGGGTGTGAGCTGATCAACGAAGCTCTTAACCTCTTCAACAATGTGTACGGGGCCATGCATGTAGAGATCTGCTCCTGCCTGCGCCTGCTGTCGCGCCTTAATTACATCCTGGGAGATCACCCTGAA GCTCTCAGCAACCAGCAAAAGGCCGTTCTGATGAGTGAAAGGGTCCTTGGCATCGAGCACCCCAACACAATTCAAGAATAT ATGCACTTGGCTCTGTATTGCTTTGCCAACAACCAGCTCTCGACTGCTCTGAAGCTTCTATATCGCGCTCGTTACCTCATGTTGTTGATTTGCGGGGAGGATCACCCAGAGATGGCTCTGCTGGAC agtaacATCGGGCTGGTGCTTCATGGAGTCATGGAGTATGATTTATCTCTGAGATTTCTAGAGAACGCCTTGACTATCAACACAAAGTACCATGGACCCCGGTCCCTCAAAGTGGCCCTCAG TCATCATTTGGTTGCGAGAGTTTACGAGAGCAAGGCTGAGTTCCGCTCTGCACTACAGCACGAGAAAGAGGGTTACACTATTTACAAGAACCAG ATGGGTGAGGCCCATGAGAAAACCAAGGAGAGCTCAGAGTATCTGAAGTATCTCACACAGCAGGCTGTGGCTCTGCAGAGAACCATGAATGAGATCTACAAGAATGGCTCCAATGCCAGCATTATGCCCCTCAAG TTCACTGCCCCCAGCATGGCCACCATCCTGGATCAGCTCAACATCATCAATGGCATCATCTTTATACCTCTCAG CCCAAAGGATCTGGAGAACCTGAAGGCAGAGGTGCAGAGGcgacagcagctgcaggaacTGGGAAAAAGTGAGGAGCCCGCCGAGGACCGCCAACTGGAATTAGAAGACAAAATTCCCATTGATTAA